A genomic stretch from Desulfurococcaceae archaeon MEX13E-LK6-19 includes:
- a CDS encoding DUF131 domain-containing protein produces MLDTSLPLAIIIIGILLIIVGLFVLTRTGGGKNVEKEYGAVIVIGPIPIIIGSSKKAALIAGVIAILMLILFLVLLI; encoded by the coding sequence ATGCTTGATACATCGTTACCATTAGCAATCATTATTATAGGGATTTTACTGATCATAGTAGGACTATTTGTTCTTACTAGGACAGGTGGCGGGAAAAATGTTGAAAAGGAATATGGAGCCGTTATAGTAATTGGACCTATTCCAATAATTATTGGCTCAAGTAAAAAAGCAGCGTTGATAGCAGGGGTCATAGCTATTCTCATGCTTATATTGTTTCTAGTATTGCTAATATAG
- a CDS encoding glycosyltransferase — MLISILYHTIMVIVGILTLIDIIVWIKASSWYTSSLKNISELKTLRYPGRISVIIPARNEWVTLRELLDKLLSYIKSRPGIEVMVVDDGSTDETPNAIKQLIRCSMGLLKYIRVNEIPKDWAPKPYLLYTGYLFSSGETLVFIDGDTIPVDGSIVEYLAANTPPNTIASLAPRFHCRTRVCKIIETVLTTISHAFLGFNRVCDKKHRLAWYYGCCWSINRELYEKLGTHKIVKKSIVEDRDFAEIAKKNGVNIKVYRGWDLIATKWHDSIRENINVLARVLRRYGLKRRKSIIGAILIILGYTMPLLSLGLGLLNGSIILTMLGILAYTIMLYPHYISAKINKYNPLYTLTIPIGGIILALGIIAAAYKKKLSWKNRVVEEPYYCSSSSASQKALASSSV; from the coding sequence ATGTTGATTTCTATACTTTACCATACAATAATGGTTATCGTTGGTATACTGACACTAATCGATATTATTGTATGGATCAAAGCATCCTCTTGGTATACCTCCAGTTTGAAGAATATTAGTGAACTAAAGACTTTACGGTACCCAGGAAGGATATCAGTAATAATTCCTGCAAGGAATGAATGGGTTACTCTCAGAGAACTGCTGGACAAGCTTCTCTCCTATATTAAGTCGAGACCTGGTATCGAGGTAATGGTAGTTGATGATGGAAGTACTGATGAAACACCTAATGCTATTAAGCAATTAATAAGATGTTCCATGGGGTTATTGAAGTATATTAGAGTCAACGAGATCCCTAAAGACTGGGCTCCTAAACCGTACTTGTTATATACAGGTTATCTGTTTAGCTCTGGTGAAACACTGGTGTTCATAGATGGAGATACAATACCTGTTGATGGGAGTATAGTTGAATACCTTGCCGCTAACACTCCGCCTAACACAATAGCTTCTCTAGCCCCAAGATTCCATTGTAGAACACGTGTATGTAAAATCATAGAAACAGTATTAACCACTATATCACACGCCTTCCTAGGCTTTAACAGAGTTTGCGACAAGAAACATAGGTTGGCATGGTACTACGGTTGTTGCTGGAGTATAAACAGAGAGCTCTATGAGAAACTAGGGACCCATAAGATTGTTAAGAAGAGTATTGTTGAAGACCGTGATTTCGCCGAGATAGCTAAGAAGAATGGTGTCAACATAAAGGTTTACCGGGGATGGGATCTTATTGCAACAAAATGGCATGATAGTATACGTGAAAACATTAATGTATTGGCAAGAGTTCTCAGGAGATACGGTTTAAAGAGACGAAAATCTATTATCGGAGCAATACTCATCATTCTTGGCTATACAATGCCATTACTATCTCTTGGCCTTGGATTACTCAATGGATCCATAATACTAACTATGCTGGGCATACTAGCATACACCATAATGTTATACCCACACTACATAAGCGCAAAGATAAACAAGTACAATCCACTCTATACATTAACAATACCAATCGGCGGGATAATTCTTGCCCTAGGGATTATAGCGGCTGCCTACAAGAAGAAGCTTTCATGGAAAAACAGGGTTGTCGAGGAACCATATTACTGTTCTTCTTCAAGTGCTTCACAAAAAGCATTGGCAAGCTCTTCGGTATAG
- a CDS encoding DHH family phosphoesterase codes for MVVRAVLFIHGDSDGICSGALAYHVYSRKYEHVDIVFTHPAGLYEDLMEFASPGDHVFIADIALSEPHLDGILRVFNEFNRRGEIVYIDHHPEPLGLNVKELPGIIIHDTCCSASELVYKYFENQLDSDYTRIALYGAIGDYLDDTPWVKKTLLNWDKRSVYFEAGVLSQGLEASRKMYDFKRHVVKHLADNRLPSSLSELLVRALIESINEEEMRTWVKKNVNILNNIGYVINPPGSLGRAANFARAYSGKKIGLAASVHKNVYVMSLRSDGSIDLNKLLRRLAVKFNGTGGGHPVAAGARIPINKFNDFLRELDREAGEEHA; via the coding sequence ATAGTTGTGAGAGCTGTTTTATTTATACATGGTGATAGTGATGGAATTTGTTCAGGTGCTTTAGCATATCATGTCTATAGTAGAAAGTACGAACATGTGGATATAGTGTTTACACACCCTGCAGGTCTTTATGAGGATCTTATGGAATTTGCCAGTCCAGGAGACCATGTGTTCATAGCTGATATAGCTTTAAGTGAACCCCATCTTGACGGGATCCTGAGGGTATTCAATGAATTTAATAGACGTGGAGAAATAGTATACATAGATCACCATCCAGAACCTCTTGGCTTAAATGTAAAAGAGCTGCCAGGAATAATTATCCATGATACATGTTGTTCGGCTTCAGAACTTGTTTACAAATATTTTGAGAACCAACTAGATAGCGATTATACAAGAATAGCATTGTATGGTGCTATAGGCGATTATCTAGACGATACACCATGGGTTAAGAAAACACTGCTTAACTGGGATAAGCGGAGCGTCTATTTTGAGGCAGGAGTGTTGTCTCAAGGTCTTGAAGCTTCTAGAAAAATGTATGACTTCAAAAGACATGTAGTCAAACACCTAGCAGACAACAGGCTCCCAAGTAGTTTAAGTGAGCTCCTTGTCAGAGCCCTTATAGAGAGTATTAATGAAGAAGAAATGAGAACATGGGTTAAGAAAAACGTTAATATACTTAATAATATAGGTTACGTAATTAATCCACCGGGAAGTCTTGGCAGAGCAGCTAATTTCGCAAGAGCATATTCTGGAAAAAAGATTGGCTTGGCTGCATCAGTACATAAGAATGTCTATGTAATGAGTCTTAGAAGTGATGGCTCGATTGATTTAAATAAACTGCTTAGAAGATTGGCGGTAAAATTTAATGGAACTGGTGGAGGGCACCCGGTGGCAGCTGGTGCACGTATACCAATAAATAAATTCAATGATTTCCTTAGAGAACTAGATAGAGAAGCTGGTGAAGAACATGCTTGA
- a CDS encoding hydrogenase maturation protease: protein MTDKKKYHVYKVDDHALYEKLREILCKKSTVIACVGTELRSDDKAGIILYNMLIHSLENLDNVVLCEYGIENCLVEIEEKKPETLVIIDGIVANAPPGAIVIAPLETIDESFLATTHNIPLSLSIKFLRSMGLAKEVIIIGVRVQSLELGEEISPVVEKSTRKLASKISMVIRECMKQNV from the coding sequence AATACCATGTATATAAAGTCGACGATCATGCTTTGTATGAAAAACTTAGAGAGATATTATGCAAGAAATCTACAGTAATAGCGTGTGTTGGTACAGAGTTAAGAAGCGATGATAAGGCTGGAATAATCCTGTACAATATGCTTATACATAGTTTAGAAAATTTAGATAATGTTGTATTATGTGAGTATGGGATTGAGAACTGTCTTGTTGAAATAGAGGAAAAGAAGCCGGAGACCCTAGTGATAATTGACGGTATTGTCGCTAATGCACCACCCGGGGCCATCGTAATCGCCCCTCTTGAAACTATAGATGAATCCTTTTTAGCGACAACACATAACATACCATTGTCTTTATCTATAAAGTTCCTTAGGAGCATGGGATTAGCTAAAGAAGTAATAATTATTGGTGTAAGAGTTCAGTCGCTGGAACTAGGTGAGGAAATAAGTCCTGTTGTTGAAAAATCTACTAGGAAGCTTGCCTCTAAGATATCTATGGTGATTAGAGAATGTATGAAACAAAATGTATGA
- a CDS encoding DUF2258 domain-containing protein, producing the protein MPKELSTGLVIAGAYADKLRRTLFAQLRDLVKQNKEFAREIARASGEINRLIYIVLVEKLKADKGDVVRIRVQYDVEDGRIKWYYDTLRIEYFKRVPDEQVAKIVKETIDEKLKEIQEQYAVAPSQEEAEAMMRGEKVEKVEKEEVTEAKPEEAKVEEKPAVEEKPPEIDLKEVIAEAAPVGETMEGGVVFEIKNSSGENIGVASIEARGGAYIAEAVILPKPGEAYKIYIKLSGSLEDYRNDPNKLVDELVKAKPVKISADEARSILQSKMESLV; encoded by the coding sequence ATGCCTAAAGAACTAAGCACAGGACTTGTGATCGCAGGTGCTTATGCAGACAAGTTAAGAAGAACGCTATTTGCTCAACTAAGAGATCTTGTAAAACAGAATAAAGAGTTTGCGAGAGAAATAGCTCGTGCAAGCGGTGAAATAAATAGGTTAATCTATATTGTTCTAGTTGAAAAACTGAAGGCAGATAAAGGTGATGTTGTTAGAATTAGAGTACAATACGATGTAGAAGATGGGAGAATTAAATGGTATTATGATACATTAAGAATAGAATACTTTAAACGTGTCCCTGACGAACAAGTCGCAAAGATAGTAAAGGAAACCATAGATGAGAAACTTAAGGAAATACAAGAACAATATGCTGTCGCACCATCTCAAGAGGAAGCCGAAGCGATGATGCGTGGAGAAAAAGTTGAGAAAGTAGAAAAAGAAGAGGTTACTGAAGCAAAGCCTGAAGAGGCTAAAGTTGAGGAGAAACCTGCTGTTGAGGAAAAACCTCCCGAAATAGATCTTAAGGAGGTTATTGCTGAGGCAGCACCAGTAGGAGAGACTATGGAGGGCGGTGTTGTTTTCGAGATAAAGAATAGTTCTGGTGAGAATATTGGTGTAGCATCCATTGAAGCACGAGGCGGAGCTTATATTGCTGAAGCAGTCATCCTACCGAAACCTGGCGAGGCTTACAAGATTTACATTAAACTCTCCGGTTCTCTAGAAGACTATAGAAATGATCCAAACAAATTAGTTGATGAACTAGTTAAAGCAAAACCCGTAAAGATCAGTGCTGATGAGGCGAGATCTATACTTCAATCTAAAATGGAATCACTAGTATAG
- a CDS encoding macro domain-containing protein, with translation MKNIGGTEIIVVKGDITKMDVDAIVNPANSYMVMGGGVAYAIKKAGGQIIEDEARKHAPVPVGKAVATTAGRLSAKYVIHAPTMERPAMRIGTEQVRLAVKAALEKAKELNIESIAFPGMGTGVGGVPYKDAAKTMVNTVKEFLRNVKHSIRKVYLVGYTEELANAFCEALEEEQ, from the coding sequence ATGAAAAATATTGGTGGTACTGAAATAATTGTTGTTAAAGGAGATATTACGAAGATGGATGTAGATGCTATAGTAAATCCTGCCAATAGTTATATGGTGATGGGTGGAGGAGTGGCTTACGCCATAAAGAAAGCGGGGGGCCAGATAATTGAGGATGAAGCCCGAAAGCATGCACCAGTACCAGTAGGCAAAGCAGTTGCTACAACAGCAGGAAGACTGTCTGCCAAATATGTTATCCACGCACCGACTATGGAGAGACCTGCTATGAGGATCGGTACAGAACAGGTAAGGCTTGCCGTCAAGGCTGCATTGGAGAAAGCAAAAGAATTAAACATAGAATCAATCGCATTCCCTGGCATGGGTACGGGTGTAGGAGGAGTTCCGTACAAGGATGCTGCAAAAACTATGGTTAATACAGTAAAGGAATTTTTGAGAAACGTCAAACATAGTATAAGAAAAGTATATCTAGTCGGCTATACCGAAGAGCTTGCCAATGCTTTTTGTGAAGCACTTGAAGAAGAACAGTAA